Proteins encoded in a region of the Planococcus citri chromosome 1, ihPlaCitr1.1, whole genome shotgun sequence genome:
- the Rnb gene encoding uncharacterized protein Rnb isoform X1, producing MTDKESVAEITKILKSASPQKKLYHTLLHIHSDVIPSETKLNEFKEHDGIHCVIQFLSKPNERILNISLGILASCCANEDCCNKILSEGIESHLITILRSVNDDRIQYRCFKLISSLIKNSNFCSTIVSNNVLQLMAPVLDGDPSLFTKVIAIKTVQRIWIASNLNDRKMVAKSNIIQSVIKHLSSDDKDVQKTVLKVIYCVSKTRSDIILKQAFQEDTLKHIISKTSEFPMLILPIINYVSVMRCFYFELAKAGALEALFEQIRGINVDSSETDTDTILEMVLRSVQRLCIEPKCREKLCSIPDAFFILLNIIENCSQKKLKKYSILILTSFIYDDYSLKRLVRQRLIIVLASYLQIIVNDEGSPHDNNEYKNECPNLSSSPASSGRTSPLSDCDTVMAVSPSPNSDRYGFSPVYSESSDYSPVYSPVMEESDNDDEVEEECEKLSIDDASSKADSPFLPDDEDTVKPATEEKIFNLLKQLTYMGVPLYDLCAQRTWETFLNYLVLVRKSNAHVTAVLSSIAGNTSYFLYLLKSQFPLTVHKKLRQSVHVDCTVCGELDRCGAQILLRFLSVAESSYGNQIIKNELGQNCSHNNKMIYALMIPHIVKDPNHLEEYFLRYKLLECIIESFNNEDDEFALEEKVACLYSLAVNLYVENPRTPCNLCKKCDVASLVKEATISFLLDDGSTVTANKSSLCEKSEFFEAMFRCGFKEAKESTVHLKNITSDCLRALFRLLYSYCDCIVPRNVAVLLELIIQSDRFSIPALPEKLLNITMNSRLNYSNCHLIYNWAKEHGSFLPSFGDWPICVNVIKYILVADDITFNQRVNSFKMLLKSKHKSSVLKDIVEVIECRLKSKDNKTKSASKFSSETVSKKSKLT from the exons ATGACCGATAAGGAAAGCGTTgcagaaataacaaaaattctgaaatcggCGAGCCCGCAGAAAAAACTATACCATACTTTGCTGCATATCCATTCCGATGTCATTCCTTCGGAAACGAAGCTGAACGAATTCAAGGAACATGACGGCATTCACTGTGTTATACAATTTTTATCGAAACCtaatgaaagaattttgaatatttcgcTGGGAATATTGGCCAGCTGCTGTGCTAATGAAGACTGCTGTAATAAG ATTCTATCGGAAGGAATAGAGAGCCatttaattacaattttacgTTCGGTGAACGATGACAGAATACAATACAGATGTTTCAAGCTCATTTCAAGTCTGATtaagaattccaatttttgctcAACCATTGTGTCGAATAATGTATTACAATTAATGGCACCTGTGTTGGATGGAGATCCTTCGTTATTTACCAAAGTTATAGCTATCAAAACTGTCCA ACGTATATGGATTGCATCTAATCTCAACGATCGAAAAATGGTGGCAAAAAGTAATATAATTCAAAGCGTTATTAAACACCTTTCTAGCGATGATAAGGACGTACAGAAAACCGTACTGAAAGTAATATACTGTGTTTCAAAGACTCGTtccgatataattttgaaacag GCTTTTCAAGAAGACACCTTGAAACATATAATCTCGAAAACTTCTGAATTTCCTATGCTAATTTTACCGATAATTAACTATGTAAGCGTTATGAGatgtttttatttcgaattagCTAAAGCTGGTGCTTTGGAAGCTCTTTTTGAGCAAATTCGTGGAATTAATGTGGATAGTTCTGAGACAGACACCGATACTATTTTAGAAATGG TATTGCGTTCTGTTCAGCGACTCTGTATTGAACCCAAATGTCGCGAAAAACTTTGCAGTATTCCCGATGCTTTTTTTATTCTGCTCAACATTATCGAGAACTGTTCGcaaaagaaattgaagaaatattccattttaattttaacttCGTTTATATATGACGATTATTCGCTAAAG AGGTTGGTCAGACAACGTTTAATTATCGTACTAGCGAGTTATTTACAAATTATCGTGAATGATGAGGGCTCGCCTCACGACAATAACGAATATAAAAACGAATGCCCCAATTTATCAAGCAGTCCAGCGTCATCTGGTCGTACAAGTCCTTTGTCTGACTGCGATACGGTAATGGCAGTGTCCCCCAGCCCTAACAGTGATCGATATGGATTTTCCCCGGTGTACTCCGAAAGCAGCGATTATTCACCGGTTTACTCTCCAGTAATGGAAGAATCCGATAACGACGACGAAGTTGAAGAAGAATGCGAAAAGTTATCCATTGACGATGCCAGTAGCAAGGCTGATTCTCCGTTCCTTCCAgac GATGAAGATACCGTTAAACCAGCCACCGAAGAAAAGatcttcaatttattaaaacaaTTGACTTATATGGGCGTACCTTTGTACGATTTATGCGCTCAACGAACGTGGGAaacgtttttaaattatttggtATTAGTTCGCAAGTCGAACGCGCATGTGACAGCTGTGTTAAGTTCAATCGCTGG GAATACATCttattttctttatttgttAAAATCACAGTTTCCTTTAACTGTGCATAAGAAATTACGTCAATCTGTACATGTTGACTGTACTGTATGTGGAGAGTTGGATCGTTGTGGAGCGCAAATCTTACTACGTTTTCTTAGCGTTGCAGAATCTTCTTACGGcaatcaaattattaaaaatgaattaggaCAAAACTGCAGtcataataataaaatgatttATGCACTAATGATCCCACACATAGTAaa agATCCAAATCATCTCGAAGAATACTTCTTGCGGTACAAATTACTGGAATGTATCATCGAGAGTTTCAATAACGAAGACGATGAATTCGCTTTGGAAGAAAAGGTTGCCTGTTTATATTCACTAGCGGTTAATTTATACGTAGAAAATCCTCGTACACCTtgtaatttatgtaaaaaatgcgATGTTGCCAGCCTGGTGAAAGAAGCCACTATAAGCTTCTTGCTAGACGACGGCAGCACAGTTACCGCAAACAAGAGCTCGTTGTgtgaaaaatctgaatttttcgaAGCTATGTTTCGTTGTGGTTTCAAAGAAGCCAAAGAGTCGACTGTTCATTTGAAAAACATCACATCGGATTGCCTGAGAGCATTATTTAGGTTATTATATTCGTACTGTGATTGTATAGTGCCGCGAAATGTGGCCGTGCTGTTAGAATTGATTATACAAAGTGATCGATTTTCAATACCAGCTCTCcctgaaaaattactcaatattACCATGAATAGTCGACTTAATTATTCCAACTGCCATTTGATTTACAACTGGGCAAAAGAACATGGTAGTTTTTTACCATCGTTCGGTGACTGGCCTATTTGCGTTAATGTTATTAAGTATATTTTGGTCGCTGACGACATAACTTTCAATCAAAGAGTAAATTCGTTTAAAATGCTTCTGAAAAGTAAACATAAATCATCCGTTCTCAAAGATATCGTCGAAGTGATAGAATGCAGATTAAAATCAAAAGATAATAAAACCAAATCTGCGAgcaaattttcttcagaaaccGTGTCAAAGAAATCTAAATTGACTTGA
- the Rnb gene encoding uncharacterized protein Rnb isoform X2 produces MTDKESVAEITKILKSASPQKKLYHTLLHIHSDVIPSETKLNEFKEHDGIHCVIQFLSKPNERILNISLGILASCCANEDCCNKILSEGIESHLITILRSVNDDRIQYRCFKLISSLIKNSNFCSTIVSNNVLQLMAPVLDGDPSLFTKVIAIKTVQRIWIASNLNDRKMVAKSNIIQSVIKHLSSDDKDVQKTVLKVIYCVSKTRSDIILKQAFQEDTLKHIISKTSEFPMLILPIINYVSVMRCFYFELAKAGALEALFEQIRGINVDSSETDTDTILEMVLRSVQRLCIEPKCREKLCSIPDAFFILLNIIENCSQKKLKKYSILILTSFIYDDYSLKRLVRQRLIIVLASYLQIIVNDEGSPHDNNEYKNECPNLSSSPASSGRTSPLSDCDTVMAVSPSPNSDRYGFSPVYSESSDYSPVYSPVMEESDNDDEVEEECEKLSIDDASSKADSPFLPDDEDTVKPATEEKIFNLLKQLTYMGVPLYDLCAQRTWETFLNYLVLVRKSNAHVTAVLSSIAGNTSYFLYLLKSQFPLTVHKKLRQSVHVDCTVCGELDRCGAQILLRFLSVAESSYGNQIIKNELGQNCSHNNKMIYALMIPHIVKDPNHLEEYFLRYKLLECIIESFNNEDDEFALEEKPGERSHYKLLARRRQHSYRKQELVV; encoded by the exons ATGACCGATAAGGAAAGCGTTgcagaaataacaaaaattctgaaatcggCGAGCCCGCAGAAAAAACTATACCATACTTTGCTGCATATCCATTCCGATGTCATTCCTTCGGAAACGAAGCTGAACGAATTCAAGGAACATGACGGCATTCACTGTGTTATACAATTTTTATCGAAACCtaatgaaagaattttgaatatttcgcTGGGAATATTGGCCAGCTGCTGTGCTAATGAAGACTGCTGTAATAAG ATTCTATCGGAAGGAATAGAGAGCCatttaattacaattttacgTTCGGTGAACGATGACAGAATACAATACAGATGTTTCAAGCTCATTTCAAGTCTGATtaagaattccaatttttgctcAACCATTGTGTCGAATAATGTATTACAATTAATGGCACCTGTGTTGGATGGAGATCCTTCGTTATTTACCAAAGTTATAGCTATCAAAACTGTCCA ACGTATATGGATTGCATCTAATCTCAACGATCGAAAAATGGTGGCAAAAAGTAATATAATTCAAAGCGTTATTAAACACCTTTCTAGCGATGATAAGGACGTACAGAAAACCGTACTGAAAGTAATATACTGTGTTTCAAAGACTCGTtccgatataattttgaaacag GCTTTTCAAGAAGACACCTTGAAACATATAATCTCGAAAACTTCTGAATTTCCTATGCTAATTTTACCGATAATTAACTATGTAAGCGTTATGAGatgtttttatttcgaattagCTAAAGCTGGTGCTTTGGAAGCTCTTTTTGAGCAAATTCGTGGAATTAATGTGGATAGTTCTGAGACAGACACCGATACTATTTTAGAAATGG TATTGCGTTCTGTTCAGCGACTCTGTATTGAACCCAAATGTCGCGAAAAACTTTGCAGTATTCCCGATGCTTTTTTTATTCTGCTCAACATTATCGAGAACTGTTCGcaaaagaaattgaagaaatattccattttaattttaacttCGTTTATATATGACGATTATTCGCTAAAG AGGTTGGTCAGACAACGTTTAATTATCGTACTAGCGAGTTATTTACAAATTATCGTGAATGATGAGGGCTCGCCTCACGACAATAACGAATATAAAAACGAATGCCCCAATTTATCAAGCAGTCCAGCGTCATCTGGTCGTACAAGTCCTTTGTCTGACTGCGATACGGTAATGGCAGTGTCCCCCAGCCCTAACAGTGATCGATATGGATTTTCCCCGGTGTACTCCGAAAGCAGCGATTATTCACCGGTTTACTCTCCAGTAATGGAAGAATCCGATAACGACGACGAAGTTGAAGAAGAATGCGAAAAGTTATCCATTGACGATGCCAGTAGCAAGGCTGATTCTCCGTTCCTTCCAgac GATGAAGATACCGTTAAACCAGCCACCGAAGAAAAGatcttcaatttattaaaacaaTTGACTTATATGGGCGTACCTTTGTACGATTTATGCGCTCAACGAACGTGGGAaacgtttttaaattatttggtATTAGTTCGCAAGTCGAACGCGCATGTGACAGCTGTGTTAAGTTCAATCGCTGG GAATACATCttattttctttatttgttAAAATCACAGTTTCCTTTAACTGTGCATAAGAAATTACGTCAATCTGTACATGTTGACTGTACTGTATGTGGAGAGTTGGATCGTTGTGGAGCGCAAATCTTACTACGTTTTCTTAGCGTTGCAGAATCTTCTTACGGcaatcaaattattaaaaatgaattaggaCAAAACTGCAGtcataataataaaatgatttATGCACTAATGATCCCACACATAGTAaa agATCCAAATCATCTCGAAGAATACTTCTTGCGGTACAAATTACTGGAATGTATCATCGAGAGTTTCAATAACGAAGACGATGAATTCGCTTTGGAAGAAAAG CCTGGTGAAAGAAGCCACTATAAGCTTCTTGCTAGACGACGGCAGCACAGTTACCGCAAACAAGAGCTCGTTGTgtga